CCAAAAACTTAACCCTAAATCTAACAACCTTAATTCTATCCCTAATTataaccctgaacctaaccccACAAGCCTAAAATAGTATTTTTCCTCAGGGTGCCAGTAAAATGGGGACCGGCAAAatgaattttccttgttttactatccttgcgAGGACTTCTGGTGCTCACAAGGATAGttaaacatacatacacacaatacaGGAAGGTTCTTTCTACAGAGGTGGAGGGGAAAGGGAGTCCAGGCACAGGGGTCTATTTTCAGGTCCCCGTCCCACCAATCATTGTCTGACAGGTTCTCAGTGAAACCAGCAGAACAGAACAATACCACCATGAGGACGTCACACCACCGTTCTGTTTGACTTCCTCTGGTCACGGTCACCCTGCCTCCCGGCCCCCCTCCCACAGAAAGGATGACCTGAAACGGGTGTGTgttccatatggcaccctattccctttatagtgtactactttagaccagaacccacCGGGCTgtgaactacatagggaatagtgtgccatttgggacaggtcaaagggaacatggtgccatttgggacaggtcaagggaacatggtgccatttgggacaggtcaaagggaacatggtgccatttgggacaggtcAAAGGGAAcattgtgccatttgggacaggtcaaatgggaatagggtgccgtttgggacaggtcaaatgggaatagggtgccgtttgggacaggtcaaatgggaatagggtgccgtttgggacaggTCAGAGttaatatggtgccatttgggacaggtcaaagggaatagggtgccatgtgggacaaGTCggagggaatggggtgccattagggacaggtcaagggaatagggtgccatttgggacaggtcAGAATtaatatgatgccatttgggacaggtcAGAGttaatatggtgccatttgggacaggtcaagggaatagggtgccatttgggacatgtcgaatggaatagggtgccatttgggacaggtagaagggaatatggtgccatttggaatgcctCCTGGGTCATTTATGTACCTGCCTGGACTTGTAGGCtacctaatatatatatatataaacaaccCCCTAAACAAATTATTTAATTTCATCCTCCTATAGCCTTATTGACATGTTACATTGTAGCCTATAGGCAGTCCTAGGACTGGAGACAGTGATCTATACCTCCCTCAGCAGCTCCCTTTGTTATTGTCTTTAACGTCAAAAGGTCCGCCTCTCTTTCTGCCCCCCAACCcacctctctctcaaccccctgGCTAAAAATAATTTCAGAATGAACTCTGTGCGACTCGAACTGTCAAATGAAGGATTGCTTTGTGTGTTCAGAGAAAGCAACTAGAGAGTACAGTGAGAGAAAGAGTAGGGAGAAAGagattagagggagagagatagggggaaggAATGCTGTAAGGAGGGGAGTGACCGACTGATGGGCTTGTAGTTATCAGTAACTAATGGTTTTGGGAATGTTCACTGATACTAATGGTCCATGTCACCACTCTGGAACTACTGTGGAACACTTACCGGACCAAACAACTCCCCGACTTTAATCATTTCAGAGAAAGGAAGTCATTCAAGAGGGGGACAAGGAATATAAGGCATTTATCCTGCGTATTGGATATAAGCTTCATTCTTTGGCCTGTTCTAAATCGCCTGACCGTTAATCTGTGTGATTGGAACGTGGAGCCAAGTCCAACCTCTCCTCCTCTGGTAATGCTCACGGTCTGGTCCCCCACTTACAGTGTCTGGCTCTAGGGACCGATACACACCAAAAGCCCCCTGGCCTGAACCCAATTCAACTCCTATcggcctccctctctttctgtctcggcAGTGAAGTGCTCGCGTAGAACTAAGCACACAAAACCGCCGCCTTTGGCCAATAGCCGTTTTGTTGAAGAGGTTCTTTGTCCAGTCTGTTTGATCTGTGACCCCCCCTCCCGGGTTATAATGccccccctcctccctgtctctcctagCTGTTCTGTCACTGTTGTGACTCATGTCCTTTCCATTCCGTCGCTCCCTCTCTCAATTAAAAAGAGGGAAAAACTTCAAACCTTCCGACCTTCGTTCTGCCTTTCCTGTTTCCACTAAACACAGGGCTCCCTCTCCTATTTTAGTCAAATCCCCCCACGCTCCCTGCGTATCCTACCCTTTCTTATTCCAGTCTTTTAAAGGTAGTGATGACAGTCTTACGTAACAGGGCTGAGCTGATTTGAGTATTAACAACCAATCACAGCTGTTGCCTGAAAACCCTGATAAGACTCCTAAAATGGATGTCTCTCCAACCAGTACTGCACAATTAAACACAccagccccattaacatgaccaTGTCCATAATGTCagttacacacacgcacgcacacacagaaaaGATGTCCAGAAGAGTTTTATAATTTAAGTAATTATATTTTATTACAAAAGTACAGTGAGCAATTCTTCATCcacaacaggtgtgtgtgtgttagaagtCATCCTGGTTGCTCCGTGTGTCTCGTAGGTGTGTGAGTGATGCCAGGACCTCCTCTGTCGGTCTCCTCCCTAGCTGCTTCCCCCCTCTGGTCCTTACACTCACCGTGCCACTCACACACTCCTTCTCACCTACCACTggggacgcacacacacacagaaataaacaatTATTGAATCAATATGTTTACAAGCTGTGTCAGTTTATTTTGAATCTACAGTTATCTAATCTGTGTTCACCCACGCACTCTTACCAAATATGTAGTTGTACTGGGCCAGCTGTGCAGAGCGGATCTTCTTATTTAAGGTGGCACCCTGGTCATTATCCGCGTCAGCCATGAAGCCGGCCTCGTGGAACTGTCGGACCACCTTAACAAGAGCAAAACACACATCACTCACAGTGGTGGTAGAGGAGACAGGAACCAGGCTACGGTAGAATAACAGTAAGGACGACACCTTTTAAATTCCACCCTGAGGGCCGAGACACTGGTGGCTGTATTACCTGGCTATGTATCATCATGACAGACCCCAGATCAGCAGTGTTGATAGATTCTCCTCCCCTGGGGCTACATACGCATTACATACAGGAGGATGTATTGGCAATGTTGTGACTGGCAGACTTTTTACAAGACAAGTCAAGAGAGAAATAGGAGCCGTGTCCTGATAAAGGCCTCAGAAACATTACATGTCTATATTCCATGTTATCTCCTGTGTCTGGTCTTACCTGCTGCTGGCTCATTCATCATGTGGCAGATGGAACTTGTAGAATATATTGATATGTGAGTAGTGGCATGTACGTGCGTAGCTTTGTTTCATTGTTGGTTCCCATGTGTTAAATAAACGAAAACCTGATCACAAAATTAACCTCAAATCAAGTCCTTTTCAGAGTCATGATGAACCGTGTATGGGTACAGTGCTGGATTAGCCTTCGACCTCTGGAGTCACTGAGGGGTACAGCTTTTGATGTGTGCTGAGTCATGTTGTGTTTGGTCACGTGTGTGGGTGTATGGGGGGTGGGTTTGATTTCAGCCTGCAGTACAAGGGCCATGTGTATAATGTGTCTCAgagcaggagtgctgatctaggaccagtttcCTGCTTTCCATTTAATCTTAAGAATTGAGATCCAAAATTGACCCTAAATCAGCACTCCAAatctgagacgcttgatacatatGGCCCCAGATCTGATTTTATGAGTCCTAACCTGTTGCGCATATGACTCAATACCTCCCCCTACAGGAATAATCATGACCTGCGCTGGAGACAACCACAGAGGCCTGAAAGAGACCGAAAGGAAAGAGAAACTGAGTGAGTAAGAGAAATGTGGGTAACCAAAACGGTATCATTTTAGATTAATCCAATCACAGACACTCTTCTCACCATTTCCCCCCAAAATTCTCAGCCAATATAGCGATCATACGTTCCAGTGATCCCAGAACAGCTCTGTGAACCATCACTGGTCTGTGGGTCTCTCCATCCCCcctgagagcgagagaaagggtgaaagagagcgagagagagagagggtgagggaagagagaaagatgtgGTGAGaaaggggtagaggagaggagatcacTTCAGTCTTAAAGCTACAATAACAAAGCGGACAccccacctctgttttggtaaaaagttaagggatgaacctggagaaatgtaaccactgtgAAATTCAGAGCTattgatgcaaggactgaccatccatgatatcaacatttatttaaccttgttatgaggctatacagtgtttatttgtgttgtttacaaacattgtccagtgtctgttcttttgcccagtctgagatatggctttttctttgcaactctgcctagaaagccagcatcccagagtctcctcttcactgctgacgttgagactggtgttttgcgggtactatttaatgaaactgccagttgaggacttgtgaggcgtctgtttctcaaactagacactaatgtacttgtccttttgctcagttgtgcaccggggcctcccactcctctttctattctggttatagCCAGATTGtgctgttttgtgaagggagtagtaaacagcattgtacaagatcttccgtttcttggcaatttctcacatggaatagccttcattcttcagaccaagaatagactgacgagtttcagaagaaagttctttgtttctggccattttgaggctgtaatcgaacccacaaatgctgatgctccagatactcaactactctaaagaaggccagttttattgcttctttaaatcagaacaatagttttcagctgttctaacatacttgcaaaagggttttctaatgatcaattagccttttcaaattataaacttgtattatctaacacaacgtgccattggaacacaggagtgatggttgctgataattggcctctgtacacctatgtagacattccattatttattttttaaatccgccgtttccagctacaatagtcatttacaacattagcaatcTCTACAccctatttctgatcaatttgatgttattttatggAAAAATGTTCTTCTTCCAAAAACAAgaaaatttctaagtgaccccaaacttttgaacggtagtgtgtgtgtgtgtgtgtgtgtgtgtgtgtgtgtatatacagttgaagttggaagtttacatacaccttagccaaatacattttacacaactcctgacatttaatcctagtaaaaattccctgtcttaggtcagttaggaacaccactttattttaagagaatgtgaaatgtcagaataatagtagagaattatttctttcagcttttatttctttcatcacattcccagtgggtcaaaagttcacacactcaattagtagttggtagcattgcctttaacttgggtcaaacattttgggtagccttccacaagcttcccacaataagttgggtgaattttggcccattcctcctgacagagctggtgtaactgagtgaggtttgtaggcccccttgctcgcacacgctttttcagttctgcccacaaactttctatagaatttaggtcagggctttgtgatggccactccaataccttgactttgttgtccattttgccacaactttggaagtatgcttggggtcaatgtccattttgaagaaccatttgcgaccaagctataacttcctgactgatgtcttgagacgttgcttcaatatatccacatcattttccgtcctcatgatgccatctattttgtgaagtgcaccagtccctcctgcagcaaagtacccccacaacatgatgctgccacccccgtgcttcacagttgggatggtgttcttcggcttgcaaacctcccccttatttcctccaaacataacgatggtcattatggccaaacagttctatttttgttttatcagaccagaggacatttctccaaaaagtacgatatttgtccccatgtgcagttgcaaaccgtagtctggcttttttatggcgcttccttgctgagcggcctttcaggttatgtcgatataggactcgttttactgtggatatagacttttgtacctgtttcctccagcatcttcacaaggtcctttgctgttgttctgggattgatttgcacttttcgcaccaaagtacgttcatctcctcctgagcggtatgacggctgtgtggtcccatggtgtttatacttgcgtactattgtttgtacagatgaacgtggtaccttcaggcgtttggaaatggctcccaaggataaatctgacttgtggaggtcaaaaaataaaaataattctgAGTTCTTagctgatttcatttgattttcccatgatgtcaagtaaagaggcactgagtttgaaggtaggccttgaaatatatccacaggtgcacctccaattgactcaaatgatttcaattagaagcttctaaagccatgacataattatctggaatgttccaagctgtttaaaggcacagtcaacttagtgtatgtaaacttctgacccactggtacagtgaattataagtgaaataatctgtctgtaaacattattggaaaaattacttgtgttatgcacaaagtagatgtcctaaccaacttgtcaaaactctagtttgttaacaagaatttgtggaatggttgaaaaacaagttttactgactctaacctaagtgtatgtaaacttccaactgcaactgtatgtatgtatgtatgtatgtataaacactcagcaaaaaaagaaacatcctctcactgtcaactgcggttATTTCCAGTAAActtaacacgtgtaaatatttgtatgaacataacaagattcaacaactgagacaaactgaacaagttccacagacatgtgagtaacagaaatggaataatgtgtccctgaacaaagggggggtgtcaaaatcaaaagtaacagtcagtatctggtgtggccaccagctgcattaagtactgcagtgcatctcctcctcatggactgtaccagatttgccagttcttgctgtgagatgttaccccactcctccaccaaggcacctgcaagttcccggacatttctgggggggggggaatggccctagacgcgaatccgaccatcaccccctggtgagacaaaaccgcaactcgtcagtgaagagcactttttgccagtccggtccagcgacggtgggtttgtgcccaaaggcgatgttgttgccggtgatgtctggtgaggacctgccttacaacaggcctaccagccctcagtccagcctctctcagcctattgaggacagtctgagcactgatggagggattgtgcgttcctggtgtaactcgggcagttgttgctgccatcctgtacctgtcccgcaggtgtgatgttcagatgtaccgatcctgtgcaggtgttgttacacatggtctgccactgcaaggactaacagctgtccgtcctgtctccctgtagcgcagtcttaggcgtctcacagtacggacattgcaatttattgccctcgccacatctgcagtcctcatgcctccttgcagcatgcctacggcacgttcacgcagatgagcagggaccctgggcatctttcttttggtgtttttcagagtcagtagaaaggcctctttagtgtgctaagttttcataactgtgaccttaattgcctaccgtctgtaagctgttagtgtcttagcgaccgttccacaggtgcatgttcattaactgtttatggttcattgaacaagcatgggaaacagtgtttaaaccctttacaatgaagatctgtgaagttattctgatttttactaattatctttgaaagacagggtcctgaaaaagggatgtttcttttttgctgagattgtaatatatatataaaattcatttataagtccaaaaatggatgcaACAACttaggattctagctttaaattCCCTCAGTCTAATAACGTTGCCAGCCATGTGCAACCCAATTAAATGTACCATCAGTTAGATAAGAGCAGAAGCTGCATCAGGGAACATCCCAGAACACACAGGTTGAACTGACATAGATGAGTGACTCACCCCACATACTGCAGGTCAAATCTGATTGGTAGCTGGAAGTCCAATTGGATGGTGGCACACTGGTGCTGTCGACCAATGGCGTCCTTGATCTGGATGTCAATCTAGGACAACAGGAAGATGTGTGAGTGTTGATAACATGGCTCTGTTCAGGGCGGGTTGCAGCGTTACACAACGTTCAGACAGAAGGGTCTTGTGTAACTGACCTTTGGCCCGTAGAACGCTCCATCTCCTGGGTTGAGCTGCCAGCGCTCCCCAAACTGCTGCAGACTCCTCTCCAACTGCtgctcagagagaaagagacagagagaggtagagagagaggagagcgggggGGACAAGAGGGAGGGGAGTgaaagagggaagaggggaagaaAGTGGGAAAGAGAAAAATGGAAAGAAAGGATCTCATTTCTTCATTGAGCTTCTCCTCTCTGTGTTAACTTCCTGAGCTTTACTCCACAGAGGAAGAGGCAGGGAGCATAGACAGCAGCCACAGAACAGACAGGGCTTTGAGTTCGTCACATCCACATGGCCATATATCAACACTGATTGGATAAGTGTCCGTCATTATGATTACAATAGAGGCTGTGTGCTGGGATTTATAGACATCACTTGTGGGACAGTAAACACACATTTACACAgctggctctgtgtgtgtacatctgtCTGTAAGTTGTgtctgtatgttgtgtgtgtggtgtgtcggTGTGGTGTGTGTACCTGCTCAGCGTGGTCCCACAGTGCAGGCTCTCCCAGGCAGGGTGTAGGTCGGGTGGAGAGGAGACAGTGGAAGGAGAATCCAAATACTCGATACACACTCCTCACAAAGTCCAAACACGCTATGATCTCCTCCTCCaactgacagagagagtgtgtgtgggggggggggggggggggggggggtacaggaAGGGATTGGGGGGCAGGAGTACAGCCAGAAAGGAGGACAGAGTGATGGAGACAGAATAGAGAATGTAAATCCAATATTGTAAAAGACAGTATAAATAAACAGATGTGAAACTGGAGAGTCCAGGGCTTTCGGGGTTAAGGGTTAACTTAGAGATGAGTCCAGAGGTTAAGGGTTAACTCAGAGATGAGTGAGGAGGAACAGTTGATGTATTGACTGCTCCAGTGATTGGATTAGCCAAAGTGGAAAACAAACCTCACAATATCATGTGAATCAGTGTGTGTATAAGCATAAGTGTGTGTGGTTTAATGGGAAAGGGAATCATTGGGGGAGTCAGGGATACAATCCCACTTTCTGCTGTCCTAGGAATTCCAGGGTGGAAAATGTGAGACAAAAATCCCAAAAGGTTCAAATGACAggaatcgtgtgtgtgtgtgtgtgtgtgtacacacctgCTCAGGAGTGCAGAAGATGTGTGCGTCGTCCTGGCAGAACCTGCGGACCCGGGTGAGACCACCCAGAGCGCCGGACAGCTCGTTCCGATGCAGTGCCCCGAAATCGGCCCAACGCAACGGGAGCTCCCTCCATGACCTTACACGCTGCTCAAACATcagactggaacagagagagctGTTATTGAGATGTCCTGAACAGTGTGTGGGGCAGAGTATGAGAGAGaatgtaggggtgtgtgtgttctcaccagtGTGCAGGGCAGTTCATGGGTTTGAGTGCATAGGTGTGTGTGTCACCGGTCAcagtaaacatgttttcactgtagtgttcccAGTGACCCGAACGCTCCCACAGTGCAGTGCTGTATAGAGTAGGGGTCACAACCTCATGGAAGCCACGCCTCCTGTACTCAGtctgggggagagggggtggagagaaggaagggaggggtggagagaaagggaggaacagagggatgtaACAACTTAATAATTACAGACAGAATTCTTCTCTGTGCGTGTGTCATCCAGGGTTATTTGGAAAACAGACAGTCACAGTGTAGTAATTGGGGTGATTTCCTGACTACAACAGGAGTGTCCTGAGGTCACCGTCAGGGTAAAGATGTCTGAATgaacggctgtgtgtgtgtgtgtgtgtgtgtgtgtgtgtgtgtgtgtgtgtgtgtgcacac
This sequence is a window from Salvelinus namaycush isolate Seneca unplaced genomic scaffold, SaNama_1.0 Scaffold174, whole genome shotgun sequence. Protein-coding genes within it:
- the LOC120037508 gene encoding threonine--tRNA ligase 1, cytoplasmic-like, which encodes MLVTVMLRFPVCRSSVRAVLHCHRPFSKASPALSERVRVFESLRERQGQQRTSGATKQAFSVRLADGRTMNGTTGVTTPSIIAQNARVKGALVCRVNGELWELLRPLEADCELQLLGFYTTEGKQVVWRTGACVVGWVLERVFGVDVCREGVSESGLYCDHLLENSALSLAELEERCKEAAGQKLPLSRLELNRQEVTELFQDNALRLQLIEEQMSGPTVTVYRCGDSIGVCNGPLLPHTGLLKVFKMLQVSPVTLTNPVGTSGVMRVMGVAFPGEREREEWEREQEETRKRDHRRIGKDQELFFFNDVSPGSCFFLPKGAHIYNTLADFIKTEYRRRGFHEVVTPTLYSTALWERSGHWEHYSENMFTVTGDTHTYALKPMNCPAHCLMFEQRVRSWRELPLRWADFGALHRNELSGALGGLTRVRRFCQDDAHIFCTPEQLEEEIIACLDFVRSVYRVFGFSFHCLLSTRPTPCLGEPALWDHAEQQLERSLQQFGERWQLNPGDGAFYGPKIDIQIKDAIGRQHQCATIQLDFQLPIRFDLQYVGGDGETHRPVMVHRAVLGSLERMIAILAENFGGKWPLWLSPAQVMIIPVGGGIESYAQQVVRQFHEAGFMADADNDQGATLNKKIRSAQLAQYNYIFVVGEKECVSGTVSVRTRGGKQLGRRPTEEVLASLTHLRDTRSNQDDF